From Hirundo rustica isolate bHirRus1 chromosome 1, bHirRus1.pri.v3, whole genome shotgun sequence, a single genomic window includes:
- the LOC120757153 gene encoding transthyretin-like isoform X2 gives MAFHSVFLVFLAGLALCSEAAPPNPYDAKHPLYIKVVDAVRGSPAQNVPVKLYKEGADGSWELLNSKQTNDKGGLPELTTKEQFVAGLYKLELDTTSYWKSLGLNPFHHHADVVFAANDAGNRHYKIVVVLSPFSYSTTAVVSEPVE, from the exons ATGGCTTTTCATTctgtatttctggttttcttagCTGGCCTGGCACTTTGCTCTGAAGCTGCACCACCG AACCCTTATGATGCCAAGCATCCTCTTTACATAAAAGTTGTGGATGCAGTCCGGGGAAGTCCAGCTCAAAATGTTCCAGTTAAATTATATAAAGAAGGTGCAGATGGATCTTGGGAACTGTTAAATTCAAA ACAAACCAATGACAAAGGAGGCCTCCCAGAGCTTACAACTAAAGAACAATTCGTAGCAGGGTTATACAAGCTTGAGCTTGATACAACCTCTTACTGGAAGAGTCTGGGCTTGAATCCCTTCCACCACCATGCTGAT gtgGTGTTCGCAGCTAATGATGCTGGCAATCGCCATTACAAGATCGTCGTTGTCCTTAGTCCCTTCTCTTACTCAACTACAGCAGTAGTTAGCGAGCCAGTGGAATAG
- the LOC120757153 gene encoding transthyretin-like isoform X1, which translates to MAFHSVFLVFLAGLALCSEAAPPVSNPYDAKHPLYIKVVDAVRGSPAQNVPVKLYKEGADGSWELLNSKQTNDKGGLPELTTKEQFVAGLYKLELDTTSYWKSLGLNPFHHHADVVFAANDAGNRHYKIVVVLSPFSYSTTAVVSEPVE; encoded by the exons ATGGCTTTTCATTctgtatttctggttttcttagCTGGCCTGGCACTTTGCTCTGAAGCTGCACCACCGGTAAGT AACCCTTATGATGCCAAGCATCCTCTTTACATAAAAGTTGTGGATGCAGTCCGGGGAAGTCCAGCTCAAAATGTTCCAGTTAAATTATATAAAGAAGGTGCAGATGGATCTTGGGAACTGTTAAATTCAAA ACAAACCAATGACAAAGGAGGCCTCCCAGAGCTTACAACTAAAGAACAATTCGTAGCAGGGTTATACAAGCTTGAGCTTGATACAACCTCTTACTGGAAGAGTCTGGGCTTGAATCCCTTCCACCACCATGCTGAT gtgGTGTTCGCAGCTAATGATGCTGGCAATCGCCATTACAAGATCGTCGTTGTCCTTAGTCCCTTCTCTTACTCAACTACAGCAGTAGTTAGCGAGCCAGTGGAATAG